One genomic segment of Pyrococcus kukulkanii includes these proteins:
- a CDS encoding PIN domain-containing protein: MKVVVDANVIISAFKRDSITRKVLLFPFISFYSPAYLLDELEEHKMEIMKKAKINEEEFNIILNLLLGNVKIVPKEAYIDKMREALKIVGEIDKDDAPYFALALKIGAGIWSYDRKLANQRKVKIFTTGELLEIIRKGTF; this comes from the coding sequence ATGAAAGTTGTCGTCGATGCTAACGTGATAATTTCAGCGTTCAAAAGAGATTCTATAACCCGGAAAGTTCTCCTTTTTCCCTTCATAAGTTTTTATTCGCCAGCATACCTTTTAGATGAGCTTGAAGAACATAAGATGGAGATCATGAAAAAAGCTAAGATCAACGAAGAAGAATTTAATATTATCTTAAATCTCCTGCTTGGAAATGTGAAGATTGTTCCAAAAGAAGCTTATATCGATAAGATGAGGGAGGCCTTGAAAATTGTTGGTGAGATTGATAAAGATGACGCTCCCTACTTTGCACTTGCCTTAAAAATTGGCGCGGGAATTTGGAGCTATGACAGAAAACTGGCTAACCAAAGAAAAGTTAAAATCTTCACGACAGGAGAGCTCCTCGAAATCATAAGAAAAGGAACATTCTAA
- a CDS encoding type II toxin-antitoxin system PemK/MazF family toxin encodes MGRLLGGPGWSLNREKLFFCLYEDLSRTKTGPALIISSNEFNRISRTVIVVEITSNLKSGFKELNVLIEDKDVRRYPGIKPIIKSTIKLYMISYNHKVLSEEKLDEVFDKLKKGSCLPIISKLSSYTPNFNFSWGVRLLNLFILVSQSSSV; translated from the coding sequence TTGGGACGATTATTAGGAGGCCCAGGGTGGAGTTTAAACAGGGAGAAATTGTTCTTTTGCCTTTATGAGGATTTGAGCAGGACAAAAACAGGGCCTGCATTAATTATCTCATCCAATGAGTTTAATCGAATTAGCCGAACAGTAATAGTTGTCGAGATAACCTCCAATTTGAAAAGCGGGTTCAAAGAATTAAACGTCCTAATCGAGGATAAGGATGTTAGACGCTATCCCGGGATAAAACCGATAATTAAGAGTACCATCAAGCTTTATATGATCTCGTATAATCATAAAGTGTTAAGTGAGGAAAAGCTCGATGAGGTATTTGACAAATTAAAAAAAGGTTCTTGCTTACCCATAATATCTAAGCTTTCCTCATATACGCCTAACTTTAATTTTTCTTGGGGAGTTAGATTGTTAAATTTATTTATCCTTGTTTCTCAATCGTCATCTGTTTAA
- a CDS encoding ribbon-helix-helix domain-containing protein has product MATTVKISVRLPSKVVEEIDRLVQSGVFSNRSYSIKEAVRHYLREMRREELTEEER; this is encoded by the coding sequence ATGGCTACCACAGTTAAAATTTCTGTAAGGCTCCCTTCAAAAGTAGTTGAAGAAATTGACAGGTTGGTTCAAAGTGGAGTATTCAGTAACAGGAGCTATTCTATCAAGGAGGCCGTTAGGCATTATCTTAGGGAGATGAGGAGAGAGGAACTCACTGAAGAGGAGAGGTGA
- a CDS encoding RNA-binding domain-containing protein, translating into MMEMFEEVQVEAYVFPTEDIEKVKKAMLNLVPGLKFEAFDRGDYMLLVGKTTDKRALQRLYELFRGQQILDTARMMLEEGYFGEEIIIKVHKQVAYVGKVNFNEESPLGPITIIIRTKEPKRLMKWLAPRTKNGIPIE; encoded by the coding sequence ATGATGGAAATGTTCGAGGAAGTTCAAGTTGAAGCGTACGTTTTTCCCACCGAGGATATAGAGAAGGTCAAGAAAGCCATGCTCAACCTAGTCCCTGGGCTAAAGTTTGAGGCATTCGACAGGGGAGATTACATGCTCCTCGTCGGCAAGACCACCGACAAGAGAGCCCTACAAAGGCTGTACGAGCTCTTCAGGGGTCAACAAATTTTAGATACAGCGAGGATGATGCTCGAGGAGGGCTACTTCGGAGAGGAGATAATAATCAAGGTTCACAAGCAGGTTGCTTACGTGGGCAAGGTCAACTTCAACGAAGAATCCCCCCTGGGTCCAATAACGATAATAATTAGAACGAAGGAACCAAAGAGGCTCATGAAGTGGCTCGCTCCTAGGACTAAGAACGGAATACCGATAGAGTAA
- a CDS encoding OPT family oligopeptide transporter, protein MEEFKPYIPPEKSLPEYTVKALILGIVLAIIMGAANAYLGMYAGMTVSASIPAAVISMAILMAFRDKNILENNMVQTAASAGEALAAGVIFTFPALVVLNYYTTFPYYIVTIIAALGGSLGALFTIVLRRAFIVEEKLPYPEGTACAEVLIAGDKGGSHARPILYGGILGAVYKFLGSIGVWKGTLEAAKMAGSRVFYFGSDLSAALISVGYIVGLNIAFLVFLGGAIAWFIAIPIYAAKMGNPQGLSALDLAWTIWSTKIRYMGVGAMVVGGLWSLVKLRGPIIRGIKRGLEAAKRRQAGEAILRTEEDLPLNYVIALIIAFVIPMFLLYAHVLHSVGMAAVMAIIMLILGFFGSAIAGYLAGIVGSSNNPVSGITIMSLLFTALILKALGLSGMEGMAATILVAAVICTAAAIAGDTMQDLATGYLVGATPKRQQVFEIIGTFFAALVMAPVLNLLIQAYGIAGTPTAKGENALPAPQAFLMAKVTEGVFKGTLEWKMIYIGAAIAIILIIIDEILARMNSKFRTPVMPVAVGIYLPLSLGVPILLGGIARYLAEKASGREEGMASPGVLGAAGLIAGEALTGILFAGLIVAGVAPSVKTTAVGNVIGVLFLLALLGWLYKLGKE, encoded by the coding sequence ATGGAAGAGTTCAAACCATATATTCCCCCGGAAAAGTCCCTACCAGAGTACACCGTTAAAGCCCTAATCCTCGGTATCGTTCTAGCGATAATAATGGGTGCGGCAAATGCGTACCTTGGAATGTACGCTGGGATGACGGTAAGTGCAAGCATTCCCGCAGCCGTTATCTCGATGGCAATTCTCATGGCCTTTAGAGATAAAAACATCTTAGAGAACAACATGGTTCAGACTGCAGCCTCAGCCGGCGAAGCCCTTGCGGCGGGAGTAATATTCACGTTCCCAGCCCTAGTGGTTCTCAACTACTACACTACGTTCCCGTACTACATAGTTACAATAATTGCAGCCTTGGGTGGCTCCCTAGGTGCACTCTTCACAATCGTCTTGAGGAGGGCCTTCATAGTTGAAGAGAAGCTTCCATACCCAGAAGGTACGGCCTGTGCCGAAGTTTTAATTGCCGGAGACAAGGGCGGAAGCCATGCAAGACCAATTCTCTATGGTGGAATCCTGGGAGCAGTGTACAAGTTCCTGGGTAGCATTGGAGTTTGGAAAGGGACGCTTGAAGCCGCTAAGATGGCTGGAAGCAGGGTGTTTTACTTCGGAAGCGACCTTTCAGCCGCCCTAATAAGTGTCGGTTATATAGTTGGCCTTAACATAGCATTCTTAGTATTCCTCGGTGGAGCAATAGCTTGGTTCATAGCGATCCCAATTTACGCCGCAAAGATGGGCAATCCCCAAGGTTTGAGCGCCCTCGACCTTGCCTGGACGATCTGGAGCACGAAGATAAGGTACATGGGAGTAGGAGCAATGGTTGTTGGTGGTCTTTGGAGCCTAGTAAAGCTTAGAGGCCCAATAATAAGGGGAATAAAGAGGGGACTTGAAGCGGCAAAGAGGAGGCAGGCAGGTGAAGCAATTCTGAGAACTGAAGAAGATCTACCTCTCAATTACGTTATAGCCCTCATAATAGCGTTCGTGATCCCGATGTTCCTGCTCTACGCCCACGTCCTCCACTCGGTGGGAATGGCAGCCGTTATGGCGATAATAATGCTTATCCTTGGATTCTTTGGAAGTGCAATTGCCGGCTACTTGGCAGGTATCGTTGGTTCATCAAACAACCCAGTTTCAGGAATAACCATTATGAGCCTACTATTTACAGCCCTAATCCTCAAAGCTCTGGGTCTCTCAGGAATGGAGGGGATGGCAGCAACTATCTTGGTGGCCGCGGTCATCTGTACCGCTGCAGCAATAGCCGGAGATACGATGCAGGATCTCGCTACAGGTTATCTCGTTGGTGCAACGCCAAAGAGGCAGCAAGTGTTCGAGATAATAGGAACGTTCTTTGCAGCACTAGTAATGGCCCCCGTGCTTAACCTCCTGATTCAGGCTTATGGAATAGCTGGAACCCCAACGGCTAAGGGAGAGAACGCACTGCCCGCTCCACAGGCATTCCTAATGGCCAAAGTTACGGAGGGAGTCTTCAAGGGTACCTTAGAGTGGAAGATGATCTACATTGGAGCGGCAATTGCAATAATCCTAATAATAATAGATGAGATACTTGCCAGGATGAACTCGAAGTTCAGGACACCCGTGATGCCAGTAGCTGTTGGAATTTATCTCCCACTAAGCCTTGGCGTGCCAATACTCCTTGGAGGAATTGCAAGGTATCTAGCTGAGAAGGCCAGCGGAAGGGAGGAGGGAATGGCGAGCCCAGGAGTGCTTGGGGCTGCTGGTCTAATAGCTGGAGAGGCCCTCACGGGAATACTCTTTGCAGGCCTAATAGTTGCCGGAGTCGCTCCTTCAGTAAAGACCACAGCTGTAGGAAACGTAATTGGAGTGCTCTTCCTCCTAGCCCTGCTTGGATGGCTTTACAAGCTTGGTAAGGAGTGA
- a CDS encoding PqqD family protein: MEELLDAIPRRNEKVQLKKINGKYYLLIPMESPLDFLARLIHGKYRRIELDEIGAEVWMLCDGKKKVREIGEILERKFGERVKPTNERLVTFLLSLYKRKLVSFWREEE; the protein is encoded by the coding sequence ATGGAAGAGCTCCTTGATGCAATCCCCAGGAGAAATGAGAAGGTGCAGTTAAAGAAAATTAATGGAAAATATTATCTCCTAATTCCGATGGAGTCTCCCTTAGACTTCTTAGCTAGGCTAATTCACGGAAAGTATCGGAGGATCGAGCTTGATGAGATAGGTGCCGAAGTCTGGATGCTGTGCGATGGGAAGAAAAAGGTTAGAGAGATCGGAGAGATACTTGAGAGAAAGTTTGGTGAGAGGGTTAAACCAACTAACGAAAGGTTAGTAACTTTCCTCCTATCATTATATAAGAGAAAGTTAGTAAGCTTCTGGAGGGAGGAAGAATGA
- a CDS encoding M20 family metallo-hydrolase codes for MIEEVSKEIERLRDEMVQTLVELIKIPALSPDYGGEGEYDKAQKLLEIIKDWPFDKVEVYEAPDPRAKNGVRPSIIAYYYGQEKDKRLWIITHLDVVPPGEGWTVTEPFKPIVKDGKVYGRGSEDNGQSLVASLYAVKAMMNLGIRPKRTVILAFVSDEETGSKYGVEWLIKNHPELFKKDDLILVPDGGNSEGTFIEVAEKSILWFKLKVKGKQVHASMPDKGLNAHRVALDLAYHLDKFLHEKYDKRDELFDPPESTFEPTMVKNPASSPNIAPGEHEVVFDCRVLPEYNLDEVLEDVKRIADEVRERYKKDDLPRIEVEILQRLDAPKPTDPNSEIVKLLKEAIKRLRGKEAKVGGIGGGTFAAFFRKLGIPAVVWATLDEMAHQPNEYAKIDNMVEDAKVMAALALL; via the coding sequence ATGATTGAAGAAGTCAGCAAGGAGATTGAGAGGCTTAGGGATGAGATGGTTCAGACCTTAGTGGAGCTTATAAAAATTCCCGCGTTGAGCCCGGACTACGGAGGAGAGGGAGAGTACGACAAGGCCCAGAAGTTGCTTGAAATTATAAAAGACTGGCCCTTTGACAAGGTTGAGGTCTATGAAGCACCAGATCCAAGGGCCAAGAACGGGGTTAGGCCGAGCATTATAGCCTACTACTACGGGCAAGAGAAGGATAAGAGACTCTGGATAATTACTCACTTAGACGTTGTGCCCCCAGGAGAAGGTTGGACGGTGACCGAACCCTTTAAGCCAATAGTTAAGGACGGGAAAGTCTACGGAAGGGGAAGCGAGGATAATGGGCAGAGCTTAGTTGCTTCTCTGTACGCGGTAAAGGCCATGATGAACCTTGGGATAAGGCCGAAGAGAACTGTAATCTTGGCCTTCGTCAGCGATGAGGAGACTGGGAGTAAGTACGGAGTTGAGTGGCTGATAAAGAACCACCCCGAGCTCTTCAAGAAGGATGATCTAATCCTAGTTCCCGATGGAGGAAACTCAGAGGGAACCTTCATAGAGGTCGCCGAGAAGAGCATCCTCTGGTTCAAGCTGAAGGTCAAGGGGAAGCAGGTTCACGCCAGCATGCCGGATAAAGGTTTGAACGCCCACAGGGTTGCCCTGGATTTAGCGTACCATCTAGACAAGTTCCTACACGAGAAGTACGACAAGAGGGATGAACTCTTTGACCCACCGGAGAGTACTTTTGAGCCAACAATGGTTAAGAATCCTGCAAGCTCTCCAAACATAGCCCCCGGAGAGCATGAGGTGGTATTTGACTGCAGGGTTCTTCCAGAATACAACTTGGACGAGGTTCTAGAGGACGTTAAGAGGATTGCGGATGAGGTGAGGGAGAGGTACAAGAAGGATGACCTCCCCAGGATCGAGGTTGAGATTCTCCAAAGGTTAGATGCTCCCAAGCCTACGGATCCCAACAGCGAGATAGTTAAGCTCCTCAAGGAGGCCATAAAGAGGCTTAGGGGCAAGGAAGCTAAGGTAGGCGGTATCGGTGGAGGAACCTTTGCGGCGTTCTTCAGGAAGCTCGGGATTCCAGCGGTAGTGTGGGCCACTCTGGATGAGATGGCCCACCAGCCAAACGAGTACGCAAAGATAGATAATATGGTAGAGGACGCTAAGGTAATGGCGGCCCTTGCCCTTCTCTGA
- a CDS encoding ATP-binding protein, with amino-acid sequence MEILSLTNPWWFSDNWERDDPQLREWKRQKYKWIPGWIKEISVTPFSLNFIVGPRQVGKTTGIKLLIRELINSGFEPRNVTYVNCDLLVDPAELRRILLAIKDREGILILDEVTSVEGWWKVVKGLIDSGILRKFSVIVSGSSTFRLLKYSESFIGRRGKGKDVEVLPLSFPEFHRITGKDFQDYLTLGGFPRSINGDERFSEELILSLDREIARIERSPKIMRAIIHEILRKAPSALSFSALGKDIGLNHVTAREYAELLEDMFILKIVYHREGSRINFKKEKKFFLRDPAIARAFAMLYGVDVKEEALYEWVVQEHMYRVFGEIYYYKNSYEVDAIADSLKVEVKSGRAHRRYPRGVIVLEKDEIPEFLTKLEKIREGQGPPLP; translated from the coding sequence ATGGAGATATTATCGCTCACCAATCCCTGGTGGTTCTCCGATAATTGGGAGAGGGATGATCCCCAACTTAGGGAGTGGAAGAGACAGAAATATAAGTGGATCCCCGGGTGGATAAAGGAGATAAGCGTTACCCCTTTCTCTCTAAACTTTATTGTGGGGCCGAGGCAAGTTGGAAAAACCACCGGGATTAAGCTACTCATCAGGGAGCTCATAAATTCAGGGTTTGAACCCAGGAACGTAACCTATGTTAACTGTGACCTTCTGGTTGATCCTGCAGAGCTGAGGAGAATTCTCCTGGCCATAAAGGACAGGGAAGGAATCTTAATTCTCGATGAAGTAACTTCCGTGGAAGGGTGGTGGAAGGTAGTTAAGGGCCTGATAGATTCGGGAATTTTAAGGAAGTTTTCGGTGATAGTTTCGGGCTCCTCAACCTTCAGGTTGCTCAAGTACTCTGAATCGTTCATAGGGAGGAGGGGAAAGGGGAAGGACGTTGAAGTTCTGCCCCTCTCATTCCCAGAATTCCACAGGATAACCGGAAAGGACTTCCAAGACTATCTAACGCTTGGAGGTTTTCCCAGGAGCATAAACGGGGATGAACGGTTCTCGGAAGAGCTAATACTTTCCCTCGACAGGGAGATAGCTAGAATTGAGAGGAGCCCCAAGATTATGAGGGCGATAATCCACGAGATACTTAGAAAGGCACCATCTGCACTCTCTTTCTCGGCCCTTGGAAAGGATATAGGCCTGAACCACGTCACCGCGAGAGAGTACGCGGAGCTATTGGAGGACATGTTCATACTCAAAATAGTCTACCATAGGGAGGGGAGCCGGATTAACTTCAAGAAGGAGAAGAAGTTTTTTCTGAGGGATCCGGCAATTGCCAGAGCTTTTGCCATGCTCTACGGGGTTGACGTTAAAGAGGAGGCCCTTTACGAATGGGTCGTTCAGGAGCATATGTACAGGGTCTTTGGCGAGATATACTATTATAAGAACTCCTACGAAGTTGATGCAATAGCCGATAGTCTAAAAGTTGAGGTGAAATCTGGGAGAGCTCACAGAAGGTATCCACGTGGGGTTATAGTCTTAGAAAAGGATGAGATTCCCGAGTTCTTGACAAAATTGGAGAAAATCAGAGAAGGGCAAGGGCCGCCATTACCTTAG
- a CDS encoding TATA-box-binding protein: protein MVDMSKVKLRIENIVASVDLFAQLDLEKVLDICPNSKYNPEEFPGIICRFDDPKVALLIFSSGKLVVTGAKSVQDIERAVAKLVQKLKGIGVKFKRAPQIDIQNMVFSGDIGREFNLDNVALTLPNCEYEPEQFPGVIYRVKEPRAVILLFSSGKIVCSGAKSEADAWEAVRKLLRELEKYGLMEEEEEEL, encoded by the coding sequence ATGGTGGACATGAGCAAGGTCAAGCTAAGGATAGAGAATATCGTCGCTTCCGTAGATCTCTTCGCTCAGCTCGATTTGGAGAAGGTTCTCGATATATGCCCCAATTCTAAGTACAATCCTGAGGAGTTCCCCGGTATTATCTGTCGCTTCGATGATCCGAAGGTTGCCCTGCTAATATTCAGCTCGGGTAAGCTTGTTGTTACCGGTGCTAAGAGCGTTCAGGATATTGAAAGGGCAGTTGCAAAGCTCGTTCAGAAGCTTAAAGGAATAGGGGTCAAGTTCAAGAGGGCTCCCCAGATTGATATCCAGAACATGGTGTTTAGCGGTGACATCGGTAGGGAGTTCAACTTAGATAACGTTGCCCTAACACTTCCAAACTGTGAATATGAGCCGGAACAGTTCCCCGGAGTGATTTATAGGGTTAAAGAGCCGAGAGCGGTAATTCTACTGTTCTCCTCTGGTAAGATCGTATGTTCTGGAGCGAAGAGCGAAGCTGACGCATGGGAGGCGGTGAGGAAGCTCCTCAGGGAGCTGGAGAAGTACGGGCTTATGGAGGAAGAAGAGGAGGAGCTTTAA
- a CDS encoding AAA family ATPase: MIVLLTGMPGSGKGEVAKAFQKRGIPVVSMGDAIREEADRRGIPRTPEGLKEVSLKVREELGPGAVAILTIPKVEKLLETEPVVVIEGVRSPYEVEEFRKRFSEEEIIILAVHSPPKMRFERLRRRGRSDDPKTWEEFVDRDRKELKFGIGEVIALADYMIVNDCSFDEFQAKIRDIVSKIISQI; encoded by the coding sequence ATGATCGTTCTTTTAACTGGGATGCCTGGCTCTGGGAAGGGTGAAGTTGCCAAGGCCTTCCAGAAGAGGGGCATCCCAGTTGTTTCCATGGGTGACGCTATTAGGGAGGAAGCCGATAGAAGGGGAATCCCCAGGACTCCAGAAGGTCTCAAAGAGGTAAGCCTCAAGGTCAGGGAGGAGTTGGGGCCAGGAGCAGTTGCGATACTAACGATACCGAAGGTGGAGAAGTTGCTCGAGACAGAACCAGTAGTTGTGATTGAGGGAGTGAGAAGTCCTTATGAGGTTGAGGAGTTCAGGAAGAGGTTCAGCGAAGAGGAAATCATAATCCTCGCAGTCCACTCTCCCCCCAAGATGAGGTTCGAGAGGCTCAGGAGGAGGGGAAGGAGTGACGATCCAAAGACATGGGAAGAGTTCGTCGACAGGGATAGGAAAGAGTTGAAGTTCGGAATTGGGGAGGTTATAGCTCTGGCGGACTACATGATAGTCAACGATTGCAGTTTTGACGAATTCCAAGCTAAAATCCGAGATATCGTTTCGAAAATAATCTCGCAGATTTGA
- the proS gene encoding proline--tRNA ligase: MVERKRWSENFSEWFNDVIEEAGILDKRYPVKGMNVWLPYGLKIMRNIEKFIHEEMERTGHQEVLFPALIPETEFKKEAEHIAGFEGEVFWITHAGHDELDVKLILRPTSETAIYPMFSKDKGGWIRSHADLPFKIYQIVNVYRYETKHTRPLIRVREISRFFEAHTAHVDFEDAERQIKEDLEIFDNLMKKLALAYIISKRPEWDKFPGAYYSLGAEVVMPDGRTLQIGTMHHYKDNFARAYNIIYEKEDGTHAYVHQTTFGMSERLLAAVIAIHGDDRGMVLPPTIAPIQVVIVPIPKKGEEEKVYSYAREIEEELRTAGIRVHLDMRDKRPGWKFYDWELKGVPVRIEVGPRDADNRTVVIARRDKLEKITVSREELVDRVRELFDDIMNYLAKRSREWLESHIKRVDTLEEAKKAFEDRRGVVEIPWCGNEECGLKMEEELEAKMLGTPYPNPEAPEGKKCPVCGREAKFIARFARTY, from the coding sequence ATGGTGGAGAGGAAGAGGTGGAGCGAGAACTTCAGCGAGTGGTTCAACGATGTAATAGAGGAGGCCGGAATTCTTGACAAGAGGTATCCCGTTAAGGGGATGAACGTTTGGCTTCCATATGGGCTTAAAATAATGAGGAACATTGAAAAGTTCATCCACGAGGAGATGGAGAGAACAGGTCATCAAGAAGTGTTGTTCCCGGCTTTAATTCCTGAGACCGAGTTCAAGAAGGAGGCCGAGCATATAGCGGGTTTTGAGGGGGAGGTCTTCTGGATAACCCATGCCGGTCATGACGAGCTCGACGTTAAGCTAATTCTTAGGCCCACGAGCGAGACCGCCATCTACCCAATGTTCTCCAAGGATAAGGGAGGTTGGATTAGGTCTCACGCTGACTTGCCTTTCAAGATATACCAGATAGTTAACGTCTACCGCTACGAGACCAAGCACACGAGGCCCTTAATCAGGGTTAGAGAGATAAGCAGGTTCTTTGAGGCCCACACAGCACACGTAGACTTCGAAGATGCGGAGAGGCAAATAAAGGAGGATCTAGAGATATTTGACAACCTCATGAAGAAGCTTGCCCTAGCTTACATAATCTCGAAGAGGCCCGAGTGGGACAAGTTCCCTGGGGCCTACTACTCCCTGGGAGCGGAGGTGGTAATGCCTGACGGAAGAACCCTCCAGATAGGAACCATGCACCACTACAAGGACAACTTCGCAAGGGCCTACAACATAATCTACGAGAAAGAGGATGGAACCCACGCTTACGTTCATCAGACGACGTTCGGAATGAGCGAGAGGCTCCTCGCTGCCGTCATAGCCATACACGGAGACGACAGGGGGATGGTTTTGCCTCCAACGATAGCCCCGATTCAGGTCGTTATAGTCCCGATTCCCAAGAAGGGCGAGGAGGAGAAAGTTTATTCCTACGCTAGGGAGATCGAGGAGGAGCTGAGGACGGCTGGAATAAGGGTTCACCTCGACATGAGGGACAAGAGGCCCGGATGGAAGTTCTACGACTGGGAGCTTAAGGGGGTTCCCGTGAGGATAGAGGTCGGGCCGAGGGATGCCGACAACAGAACGGTAGTCATCGCTAGGAGGGATAAGCTCGAGAAGATTACGGTAAGTAGGGAAGAGCTCGTTGACAGGGTGAGGGAGCTCTTCGACGATATAATGAACTATTTAGCTAAGAGATCGAGGGAGTGGCTCGAAAGTCACATAAAGAGGGTCGACACGCTGGAGGAAGCAAAGAAAGCCTTCGAGGACAGGAGGGGAGTAGTCGAGATCCCGTGGTGTGGCAACGAGGAGTGTGGGCTTAAGATGGAGGAGGAGCTTGAGGCGAAGATGCTTGGAACTCCCTATCCAAATCCCGAGGCCCCAGAGGGTAAGAAGTGTCCAGTATGTGGTAGGGAGGCTAAGTTTATAGCAAGGTTCGCAAGAACGTACTGA
- a CDS encoding lipopolysaccharide biosynthesis protein, producing MDKRKVIIRHSLASIIALAVFGGSRFLYNIVVARRYGVEVLGEVNSIISQAFLLAGFLAFFSVGLGKFTAEFLGRGERERIKAITGISYIFPFLGLLLAPINLQLAVLSVMRALQLTFRSFVYGLHRGEVYAYAVLLGFLGFIVGFLDGVLMPYYLLLGMISAFGLGYSMKFLGRPKGKEVKALVKYSGWAFLGSIAGIFLLQAPYFLTEKLAGSRIAGAVSAMLSTSFLLSYMPQVVQSAIVPLYAFDYGRGRKNEIKVLAEEATSLLSLMTALVVFLMLIFSNILENLFGVNFSWPFLLSLLAVEVYVVFNPLINVLSSTEYIKRAALYSLTGAIISLFLWLLLIPRLHEVGTFLGLLAGYSTIFLLVLAEARRRFEVKITSIRPFVLAVPFQVISIKLPVLGLILYLLMEYKDIRRGIKLFLRGTKS from the coding sequence ATGGACAAGAGAAAAGTTATAATAAGGCACTCGCTCGCGAGCATCATAGCCTTGGCGGTCTTTGGGGGAAGCAGATTCCTCTATAATATTGTAGTGGCGAGGAGGTACGGTGTAGAGGTTCTTGGAGAGGTAAACTCAATAATTTCTCAAGCATTCTTGCTTGCAGGGTTCTTAGCTTTCTTCTCTGTAGGGTTGGGAAAGTTTACGGCGGAGTTCCTGGGGAGAGGGGAACGTGAGAGAATTAAGGCGATAACTGGTATTTCTTACATCTTTCCCTTCCTGGGACTTCTATTAGCTCCAATTAATCTTCAACTCGCAGTGTTATCGGTGATGAGGGCCCTTCAGTTGACGTTCCGCTCATTCGTCTACGGTCTTCACAGGGGAGAGGTTTACGCCTATGCCGTTCTCTTGGGCTTCTTGGGGTTCATCGTAGGGTTCCTCGATGGAGTTTTAATGCCCTACTACCTCCTCCTAGGCATGATATCAGCATTCGGATTGGGTTATTCCATGAAGTTCCTGGGGAGGCCCAAGGGGAAAGAGGTTAAGGCACTTGTTAAGTACTCTGGCTGGGCCTTCCTTGGCAGTATCGCGGGGATATTCCTTCTCCAAGCTCCTTACTTCCTCACAGAAAAGCTGGCGGGCTCAAGAATTGCTGGAGCTGTGTCGGCAATGCTCTCAACTTCTTTCTTGCTCTCCTACATGCCCCAGGTAGTCCAATCTGCTATTGTCCCACTGTACGCCTTCGATTATGGTCGAGGTAGAAAGAATGAAATCAAGGTTTTAGCCGAGGAAGCAACGTCCTTGCTTTCTCTGATGACAGCTTTAGTGGTTTTCTTAATGCTTATATTCTCCAACATTTTGGAGAACCTCTTTGGAGTGAATTTCAGCTGGCCATTCCTCCTCTCCCTCCTAGCAGTCGAAGTCTACGTAGTCTTTAATCCCCTAATAAACGTCCTAAGTTCAACGGAGTACATAAAAAGGGCAGCCTTATATTCCCTCACTGGTGCCATTATTTCTCTCTTCCTCTGGCTACTCCTAATTCCAAGGCTCCATGAAGTCGGAACCTTTCTGGGGCTTTTGGCTGGGTACTCAACGATCTTCCTACTCGTTCTAGCTGAGGCAAGAAGAAGATTTGAAGTTAAAATCACCTCTATAAGACCCTTCGTCTTAGCGGTGCCTTTTCAGGTGATATCGATAAAACTCCCAGTCCTGGGGTTGATTTTGTACTTGCTTATGGAGTATAAAGATATAAGGAGAGGGATTAAGCTTTTCCTCCGTGGTACAAAATCCTAA